In Agarivorans gilvus, one genomic interval encodes:
- the xdh gene encoding selenium-dependent xanthine dehydrogenase, whose protein sequence is MIDVIINNTAYSIDDSLPITLMDYLRDELGLKSVKDGCNQGACGTCTVIIDGVAQRSCSQLSSLEDDIEIVTIEGLSEREKDVYDFAFAEAGAVQCGFCIPGMVLSSKALLDKNLQPSDDEIKHALRRNICRCTGYVKIIEAVHLAARYFREDFAIPEQHCDGKLDSNLHRVDAREKTLGYGEYVDDMTLPNMLHGKALRTPAPRARIIKIDIEKAQQHPDAVCVLTAADIPGDNKHGHLVQDWDSLIAEGDITRYVGDALALVASKNPLSLNAILQLIEVEYEELEPLTSPAEAMLPDAPKIHPGGNILCNEKLVRGDAETAINNAAHVVTQHYSTPFTEHAFMEPECAIALIENQDVLLYTGAQGIYDDQHEVSRILGIGEERVRVHSKLVGGGFGGKEDMSVQHHAALLAWHSKQPVKVKLTRQESIMIHPKRHAMEIEMTTACDETGKLVGMQAKIISDTGAYASLGGPVLQRACTHAAGPYSFKDVAVYGTAVYTNNPPGGAFRGFGVSQVAFALESNINLLAEKVGLSPWEIRHLNAVRPGQALPNGQIADQSTGLVECLEALKEVYQSSPRAGIAVSFKNSGLGVGIPDHGRAILSVEAGKVHVRTSAACIGQGVATVAVHIVCEVTDLSPEAIVVEAPDTARTPNSGTTTASRQTVFTGEAIRRAAQSLQQALAAEATLSDLNGQEFYGEYASDTDPINSDKPNPVSHVAYGYAAQVVLLDEQGKVEKVAAAYDLGKVINRKSAEGQIEGGIVMGLGYALTEDYPLVKAVPKTNYKGLKLFKATDIPQIETMIVEREFDPEVALGAKGVGELATIPTAPATQGAYYALDGKFRTKLPLEATAYSPKPKKKPTRRVRR, encoded by the coding sequence ATGATAGATGTAATCATAAACAACACAGCATACAGCATCGACGACAGCCTACCGATTACGCTGATGGACTACCTGCGCGATGAATTAGGCCTAAAGTCGGTAAAAGACGGCTGTAACCAAGGCGCTTGTGGCACCTGTACCGTTATCATTGATGGGGTAGCGCAACGCTCCTGCAGCCAGCTCTCTTCGCTAGAAGATGACATTGAGATTGTCACCATCGAGGGGCTCAGCGAGCGAGAAAAAGACGTTTATGATTTTGCCTTTGCCGAAGCCGGCGCGGTGCAATGTGGTTTTTGCATCCCCGGAATGGTGCTAAGTAGCAAAGCCCTACTCGATAAAAACCTTCAACCCAGCGACGATGAAATTAAACATGCGCTGCGCCGCAATATTTGTCGCTGCACCGGTTATGTGAAGATCATCGAAGCAGTACACCTTGCCGCGCGTTATTTTCGAGAAGATTTTGCTATTCCCGAACAACACTGCGATGGCAAGTTAGACAGTAATCTACATCGCGTAGATGCTCGGGAAAAAACCCTAGGCTACGGCGAATACGTAGACGACATGACCCTGCCCAACATGCTGCATGGTAAGGCCTTAAGAACCCCAGCCCCGCGAGCGCGCATCATCAAAATTGATATTGAAAAAGCTCAGCAGCATCCCGATGCCGTCTGTGTCCTCACCGCTGCCGACATTCCCGGTGACAATAAACACGGCCACTTGGTACAAGACTGGGACAGCTTGATTGCCGAGGGTGATATCACTCGTTATGTGGGTGATGCCCTAGCCTTGGTCGCCAGTAAAAATCCGCTTTCCTTAAACGCGATTTTGCAATTGATTGAAGTGGAATATGAAGAATTAGAGCCGCTCACCAGCCCCGCCGAGGCAATGCTGCCAGACGCACCGAAAATTCATCCCGGCGGCAATATTCTGTGTAATGAAAAGCTAGTGCGTGGCGATGCCGAAACGGCGATCAACAATGCCGCCCATGTGGTGACTCAGCACTATTCCACACCGTTTACCGAACATGCCTTCATGGAGCCAGAGTGCGCCATCGCATTGATCGAAAACCAAGATGTGCTGCTGTATACCGGCGCTCAAGGGATTTACGACGACCAACACGAAGTGTCGCGTATTCTCGGCATTGGTGAAGAGCGAGTGCGCGTGCACAGCAAGTTAGTGGGCGGTGGCTTTGGCGGTAAAGAAGACATGAGCGTGCAGCATCATGCGGCGCTACTGGCTTGGCACAGCAAACAACCAGTGAAGGTGAAGCTGACTCGCCAAGAAAGCATTATGATCCACCCCAAACGCCATGCCATGGAAATCGAAATGACCACCGCCTGTGACGAAACCGGCAAATTGGTGGGCATGCAAGCCAAGATTATCTCCGATACCGGCGCTTACGCCTCGCTGGGTGGCCCAGTATTACAACGCGCCTGTACCCATGCTGCAGGGCCTTATAGCTTTAAAGACGTAGCGGTATACGGCACCGCCGTTTATACCAATAACCCTCCGGGTGGCGCCTTCCGTGGTTTTGGGGTGTCGCAAGTGGCGTTTGCCCTTGAATCTAACATCAATCTATTAGCCGAAAAAGTTGGCCTATCGCCCTGGGAAATCCGCCATCTTAATGCGGTAAGACCGGGGCAGGCGCTACCCAATGGCCAAATTGCCGACCAAAGCACCGGCCTGGTGGAATGCCTAGAAGCGCTGAAAGAAGTTTACCAATCTAGCCCTCGCGCTGGCATCGCCGTGTCCTTTAAAAACAGCGGTTTGGGCGTGGGCATTCCCGACCATGGCCGCGCTATTTTATCGGTGGAAGCAGGCAAGGTGCACGTTCGCACCAGCGCCGCTTGTATTGGCCAAGGCGTAGCCACGGTGGCGGTACACATAGTGTGTGAGGTCACCGATTTAAGCCCTGAGGCTATAGTGGTAGAGGCACCAGATACCGCCAGAACCCCTAACTCCGGCACCACTACTGCTTCACGACAAACGGTATTCACCGGTGAAGCAATACGCCGAGCGGCGCAGAGCCTACAACAGGCGCTAGCCGCTGAAGCGACGCTCAGCGATTTAAACGGGCAGGAATTTTACGGCGAATACGCCAGCGATACCGATCCGATCAACAGTGATAAGCCCAACCCCGTCAGTCACGTAGCCTATGGTTACGCGGCCCAAGTGGTGCTATTAGACGAGCAAGGCAAAGTAGAGAAAGTCGCCGCCGCCTATGACCTAGGCAAGGTGATTAACCGCAAGTCTGCCGAAGGGCAAATCGAAGGCGGCATCGTGATGGGGCTAGGTTATGCCCTCACCGAGGATTACCCCCTCGTTAAAGCGGTGCCGAAGACCAACTACAAGGGTTTGAAGTTATTCAAAGCCACCGATATTCCACAGATTGAAACCATGATTGTTGAACGCGAATTTGATCCAGAGGTCGCGCTTGGCGCTAAAGGTGTGGGGGAATTGGCAACCATTCCTACCGCACCCGCAACTCAAGGGGCTTATTACGCCTTGGACGGCAAATTTAGAACCAAGCTACCGCTGGAGGCAACCGCCTATTCGCCGAAACCGAAGAAAAAACCGACACGGAGAGTTAGAAGATGA
- a CDS encoding nucleobase:cation symporter-2 family protein: MTQSTEERVAGSEIIYGLNDKPAPTTSFLAALQHLLAIFIGIMTPPLIIGGALQLPPDMKAYIISMALFVSGIATFIQVKKFGPIGSGLLSIQGTSFTFLSLSIGIGLSVKAAGGSPEQALGTIFGVALICSPMEMIFSRFVPALKKVITPLVSGIVVTLIGLSLIRVAVTDIGGGQWLLSNKPELYASPTNLLLAALVIVTIIVLNRSRNQWLRMGAIAIALILGYCVAAALGLVQFAKLGGMDVFTAPVPFKFGFYISWEHVLPMALLYLITTVESMGDLTATSMVSGEPVEGETYMKRISGGILGDGINSALAAVFNSFPNTTFSQNNGVIQMTGVASRHVGFWISGLLVIFGLFPVIGGLISLIPNSVLGGATVIMFGTVAAAGIRIIASSVIDRRGMLIMAISLAMGLGVVFRPEILAGFPDVIKQIFGSAITTGGLTAIFLNVVLPQSLREQKVETSQDPLSVKH, encoded by the coding sequence ATGACCCAAAGCACAGAAGAGCGCGTCGCCGGCTCTGAGATAATCTACGGATTAAACGATAAACCGGCACCCACCACCTCGTTTTTAGCCGCCCTGCAACACTTGCTGGCGATCTTTATTGGCATTATGACACCGCCGCTGATCATTGGTGGCGCGCTACAACTGCCACCCGATATGAAGGCCTACATTATTAGCATGGCGCTGTTTGTTTCAGGCATCGCCACCTTCATTCAGGTGAAAAAATTCGGCCCCATTGGCTCGGGCCTATTAAGCATTCAAGGTACCAGCTTTACCTTTTTAAGCCTGTCGATTGGCATTGGCCTATCGGTGAAAGCCGCCGGCGGTTCGCCAGAACAAGCACTGGGTACCATTTTTGGTGTCGCGCTGATCTGTTCACCCATGGAAATGATCTTCAGCCGCTTTGTTCCAGCCCTGAAAAAAGTGATTACCCCCTTGGTCAGTGGCATCGTAGTTACCCTGATTGGCTTATCGCTGATCCGCGTAGCGGTCACCGACATCGGTGGCGGCCAGTGGTTACTAAGCAATAAACCCGAGTTATACGCTAGCCCTACCAACTTACTGTTGGCAGCCCTAGTGATTGTTACCATCATTGTGTTAAACCGCAGCCGCAACCAATGGCTACGCATGGGCGCCATCGCCATTGCGTTAATATTGGGCTACTGCGTGGCTGCTGCACTGGGCTTGGTACAATTTGCTAAGTTAGGTGGCATGGACGTATTTACCGCCCCCGTTCCCTTCAAGTTTGGTTTTTATATCTCATGGGAACACGTACTGCCCATGGCTCTGCTCTACCTCATCACCACCGTAGAATCGATGGGCGATTTAACCGCGACCTCCATGGTTTCGGGCGAGCCGGTTGAAGGCGAAACCTACATGAAACGCATCTCTGGCGGCATACTCGGTGACGGCATTAACTCGGCGCTGGCCGCAGTATTTAACTCCTTCCCTAATACCACCTTCAGCCAAAACAACGGGGTGATTCAAATGACCGGTGTGGCCAGCCGCCACGTAGGTTTTTGGATTTCTGGTTTATTGGTGATATTTGGCCTATTCCCAGTGATCGGCGGCTTGATTTCCCTCATTCCTAATTCGGTATTAGGCGGCGCCACGGTGATCATGTTTGGTACGGTAGCGGCAGCGGGCATTCGCATCATCGCCAGCAGCGTAATTGACCGTCGCGGCATGTTGATCATGGCCATCTCGCTAGCCATGGGCCTTGGCGTGGTATTCCGCCCAGAAATTTTGGCCGGCTTCCCCGACGTGATTAAACAAATCTTCGGTTCGGCGATTACCACCGGTGGTTTAACGGCCATCTTCTTAAACGTGGTACTACCTCAAAGCTTGCGCGAGCAAAAGGTAGAAACCAGCCAAGACCCTTTAAGTGTTAAACACTAG